A window of Jannaschia sp. M317 contains these coding sequences:
- the tgt gene encoding tRNA guanosine(34) transglycosylase Tgt: protein MDKSFSFAVSATDGKARRGTIHTPRGEIRTPAFMPVGTAATVKAMLPGSVRETGADILLGNTYHLMLRPTAERIDRLGGLHQFMNWDRPILTDSGGFQVMSLGALRKLTEDGVTFKSHIDGSKHSLTPERSMEIQQLLGSDIVMCFDECPALPADRDRIAESMRLSMRWAARSRDAFGDRPGHALFGIQQGGLEQDLRAESAEALRGIGFDGYAIGGLAVGEGQEAMFDVLDYAPDQLPTDKPRYLMGVGKPDDIVGAVARGVDMMDCVLPSRSGRTGQAWTRRGQVNIRNARHADDPRPLDETCTCPACRGYSRAYLHHVTRAKEMIAGMLLTWHNLHYFQEIMQGMRDAIEAGTFADWQAAFHAQRADGDIDRL, encoded by the coding sequence CCTTCATGCCAGTCGGCACCGCCGCCACGGTCAAGGCAATGCTGCCGGGATCGGTGCGCGAAACCGGGGCCGATATCCTGTTGGGCAATACCTATCACCTGATGCTGCGGCCGACGGCGGAACGGATCGACCGGCTGGGCGGGTTGCATCAGTTCATGAACTGGGATCGCCCCATTCTGACGGATTCGGGTGGATTTCAGGTCATGAGCCTGGGCGCGCTGCGCAAGTTGACCGAAGACGGGGTGACCTTCAAAAGCCATATCGACGGGTCGAAACACAGCCTTACGCCCGAGCGCTCGATGGAGATTCAGCAATTGCTGGGGTCCGACATCGTGATGTGTTTCGATGAATGTCCCGCCCTTCCGGCCGACCGGGACCGCATTGCCGAATCGATGCGCCTGTCGATGCGCTGGGCCGCGCGGTCCAGGGACGCCTTTGGCGACCGGCCCGGGCACGCGCTGTTCGGGATCCAACAGGGCGGGCTGGAACAGGATTTGCGCGCCGAAAGCGCCGAAGCCCTGCGCGGCATCGGATTCGATGGCTACGCGATTGGCGGGTTGGCCGTGGGCGAGGGGCAGGAGGCGATGTTCGACGTCCTCGACTATGCGCCCGACCAGCTGCCGACGGACAAGCCTCGCTATCTCATGGGGGTGGGCAAGCCCGACGACATCGTGGGGGCGGTGGCGCGGGGCGTCGACATGATGGATTGCGTCCTGCCGTCGCGGTCCGGGCGCACGGGCCAGGCCTGGACCCGGCGCGGACAGGTCAACATCCGCAATGCGCGCCACGCAGACGATCCGCGTCCGCTGGACGAAACCTGCACCTGTCCCGCCTGTCGTGGCTATTCGCGTGCTTACCTGCACCACGTCACACGCGCCAAGGAGATGATCGCGGGGATGCTGCTGACTTGGCACAACCTGCATTATTTTCAGGAAATCATGCAGGGCATGCGCGACGCCATCGAAGCGGGGACCTTTGCCGATTGGCAGGCCGCATTCCATGCGCAAAGGGCCGATGGAGATATCGACCGGCTTTAG